Part of the Sandaracinaceae bacterium genome, GCTCGAGGCGTCGCTGCGCGCGGACCCGAGCTTCGATGACGTCGAGGTGAAGGTCATCGACCTGCGCGAGCGCGACCCGGAGGCGTTCTTCGAGGCCATCGTCGACTTCCGGCCGACCCTCGTCGGCGCGTCGATCTATCTCTGGTCCATCGGACCCTTCCGGGACCTCGCGGCGCGCATCAAGCGCTGGGACCCGTCGGTGCAGGTCGTCGTCGGGGGCCCGCAGGCGCGTCCGTCGGTCTTCGCGCTCGAGCCGTATCGCCCGCTCCAGCGCACGGTCGACGCCGCGGTGACGGGCGAAGGAGAGGGCGTCTTCCGCGACATCGTGCGCGCCCATCAGCGGGACGGCTGGACCTCGATGCCCGGGCTGCTCGTGCCGCACGCGCTCGGGTGGCGGAGCACTGGGCCGCTCGAGCGCGTGGACATCGAGGCCTTCCCCACGCCGTACCAGCTCGACATCGCGCCCCACGGGTTCACGGGCTACCTCGAGACCTATCGGGGCTGCCCCATTCACTGCAACTTCTGCCAGTGGGGCGAGCAGCGCGCGGACCGCGTGCACTCGGCCGAGTACCTCGCGCGTCACCTCGAGGGGCTCCGGCGCGCGGAGGTGCCGAACATCTTCTGCCTCGACGCGGCCTTCAACCTGAGCCCGCGCGCGTTCCGCAACCTCGCCGAGGCGGAGCGGCAGACGGGCGTGCTGGCCGACAGCCTCGTGCACGGCCACCTCTACCCGACCTTCCTGCGTGACGAGCACGTGGAGCTGCTGACCTCGTTCGGGCGCTGCCAGGTGGCGATCGGCGTGCAGAGCTTCGACGCGGAGGTCCTGCACGGGCTGGGGCGGCCCTTCGACCTCGAGCGCTTCGAGCACGTCTGCGACGTGGTGCGCGAGCACTGGCCGATCGAGCTCGAGCTGATGCTGGGGCTGCCGGGCGACAACCCCGCGTCCTTCCGGCGCACCTTCGAGAAGGCGGTCGAGATCGCCGACTCCGTGCGGGTCTTCTGGACCCTGGTGCTGCCCGACGCGCTGCTCGACCGGGCCGATCCGAAGCACGCGATCGAGTTCGATCCGGAGACCTGGCTCATCCGCTCGTGCAAGGGCTGGGCGCCCGAGGATCTCCGCCGCGAGCTCGACCACGTCAAGCAAGTGTCGTTGCAGCACGAGAACGCCGTGGTCGCTGATCACTGGGCCGGCTTCCAGGTGCGGCGCCGCGCGGAGCAGCGCCCGGGCCCGCGGAGCATCGACGACGACGCGGACCGCCGCGTCATCGCGGTCGACCCGGAGCTGGTCGAGGAGCTGCGCGCGCGCGTCGGCGCGGTCGGCGGCTGGCGTCTGCGCACCATCCGCAATCGACACGACGGGCTCTTCTTCGACCTCGACTCGCCTGACGGGCGCGTGACCCTCGAGGTGGTGAAGGCGGCCGAGGGCCAGCCCCGCTTCGAGGCGCGCGACGGGCTCGCCTACTCACACCGCGGCGAGGTCAGCCGGCTCGAGGTCGAGCGGCTGCGGCGCGTGATCGCCGCCGTGCACCCCGACGCGCTGCCGCTCGTGCAAGAGAGCGCCTGAAGCCGTGACGCTCCGAAGAACCCAGCCCGGCGATCGCTACTTCGACTACTGCCTTCAGCCCTACCGGCCGCGCCGCCCTCCCGAGGGCAAGCTCCGCGCGGACAACCTGCTCTTCCGCAGCCTGGAGCTCGCCGGTCTGCGCGCGGAGGCGCAGCCCGTGCTCGACGCGCTCGTGGAGGGGCTCGGGCGTGACATGGTGGTCTGGGGCGCGAAGCACGACGGCGAGCGGCTCTTCTGGGAGCTCTACGTCTACGACCCGCAGAAAGAGGACCCGCGCGCGACGGTGACCGGGCTGACGGAGATCCTCGCGCCGCACCTGCGGATCGTGCCCGAGGTGCGCGAGACCGTGCCCTACATGATGGTCAGCTTCGATCTCGACGCGGAGATCCTCGCGCGCGGCGAGGTGCCCGAGCTGAACCTCTACCTGACCGGCACGGACGCGCACGAGGGCCGCAGCTACGTCGTGCGCGAGGACCGGCGCGAGCTGGCCAACACCTACCGGTTCCTGCGGCCCAAGCCCGAGATCGACACCGTGCTCGGCCTCTTGAAGAGCAGCCTCTTCCTCGACTACACCGACCCGCGCGTGCTGGCCGACGTGATGCCGCCCGAGCTGTTCGCGTGCAAACGTGTCTGCGTGGCGAAGAAGCGGCTCCGGGACGGCGTGTACTACTCGGGCGTGGACGTGGACGCGCTGCTCTGGTTCCTCGAGCGCCGCGGCTGGCCGGCCGCGCTGATCGAGTTCACGCGGACGCACGCGGCGGAGCTCGACCACCTGTACTTCGACGTGGGGCTGGACTTCGAGCCGGACCTCTCGCCCAACTCGGACGGCGTGCGCGCGACGAAGACGAGCTTCTACGGGACGCTCTAGCCAGTGCAGAGCTACAAAGGCAGATTCGAGCCGACGCGCTTCGAGGACCTGACGGTCACGGTGGACTTCCACTGCCACTCGGCGTGCCGCTTCTGCATCGTGCAGGAGGGCATGAACCTCTACCGCGGCGTGCCCTTCGAGCGCTTCCAGCAAGCGGTCGACGAGAACGGGCAGGCCCCGCGCTACCACCGCGTCACGTTCACCGGCGGCGAGGTCACGCTCGAGAAGCGGCTCTTCGACTACCTCGACTACGCGCGCGAGCGCGGCGGCTTCTCGCACATCCGGCTGCAGACCAATGGCCGCCGCCTCGAGGACCGCGCGTTCGCGGAGCGCCTGGTCGAGGCGGGCGTGGACGAGTTCTTCGTCTCCCTGCACGGCCCGGACGCGGCGACCCAGGACTACATCTCGCAGCGCGAGGGCTCCTTCGACGAGGCGTGGCGGGGGCTGATGAACCTGCGCGATCTCGGCGTGACGGTCATGACCAACACCGTCCTGACCACGCTCAACGTCGACCACCTCGCGCGCATCGTCGACACCGTGGCCGAGCTCGCCCCGGCCCGCATGGAGTGGTGGAACTACCTCCCGATGGAGGACAAGACCGACGAGCGCGGCCTCATCGTGCCCATGGAGCGGCTCGCGCCCGCGCTGGTCGAGGCGCTCGATCGCGCGAAGGCCCACGCGATCCCCTGCGCGGTGAAGTACGTGCCGCGCTGCCTGCTCGGCGAGCACGGCGACGTCATCGACAACACCCAGCCCGACGTCGTCATCGTCGAGGAGTTCTACGACCTCTACCCGAAGTTCGCGTGCCTCTGGGAGGCCAAGTGCGAGCACAGCGAGGCCTGCCTCGGGCTCACCCACGAGTACGTGCACAAGTACGGCTGGGAGGCCGACCGGCTCGTTCCCACCGCGCGCAGCACCCCGTGGGAGGAGCCCGAAGACGGCCTCGCCTTCGGCAGTGACGACCCTCGCGGCGCGGCCCGCGACGCGGCGCCGAGCGGCGATCACCCCGCCTGGCGCGCCCTCGTCGAAGGCGTCGCGGAGCCCCTCGGCGCGCGCCTCGAGGGGCTGCTCCTCGACCGGCGCCGCTGCACCTACCGCTTCGTCGTCGGCGAGGCCAGCGTGGACGTCGTCTTGACCAAGCGCAGCGACGAGCGGCCCGCGTTGGCCCGCACCCGCTCGTTCAACGTCTCCTACCGCAACCTCCGCCTGCCCGAAGGCGCCGAGCGAGAGCGCGCCGTGCTCGTGCGCGTCGTCGAGGCGGCCACCCGCGCCGTCGCCACCCGAGACGGCGGCGCCATGCTGCTCGACGAGCGCAAGGGCCTCATCGGCCCCGAGTCCCTGCGCCGTCCCCGAAAGCGTTCATGAGCGACGCGGTCGGCGCGCGAGCACGGACGCGAGCAGCGCGTCGTCGGTCTCGAGCGCGTCCAGGCTCGGGTCGTGTCCTTCCGTCGGGGCCGCGTGCTCGGACGCGAAGTAGGCGCCGATGAAGCGGCGGCGGCCCGGGCGCAGGCGCGGGATCACGCAGTGCCACACGCTCTCCTCGAGCAGGAGCACCGTGCCGGCGCGGAGCGAGAGCTCGAC contains:
- a CDS encoding radical SAM protein, whose protein sequence is MTRSPRVALVSVDPVWEDPSGDFTPFTYSVRKLEASLRADPSFDDVEVKVIDLRERDPEAFFEAIVDFRPTLVGASIYLWSIGPFRDLAARIKRWDPSVQVVVGGPQARPSVFALEPYRPLQRTVDAAVTGEGEGVFRDIVRAHQRDGWTSMPGLLVPHALGWRSTGPLERVDIEAFPTPYQLDIAPHGFTGYLETYRGCPIHCNFCQWGEQRADRVHSAEYLARHLEGLRRAEVPNIFCLDAAFNLSPRAFRNLAEAERQTGVLADSLVHGHLYPTFLRDEHVELLTSFGRCQVAIGVQSFDAEVLHGLGRPFDLERFEHVCDVVREHWPIELELMLGLPGDNPASFRRTFEKAVEIADSVRVFWTLVLPDALLDRADPKHAIEFDPETWLIRSCKGWAPEDLRRELDHVKQVSLQHENAVVADHWAGFQVRRRAEQRPGPRSIDDDADRRVIAVDPELVEELRARVGAVGGWRLRTIRNRHDGLFFDLDSPDGRVTLEVVKAAEGQPRFEARDGLAYSHRGEVSRLEVERLRRVIAAVHPDALPLVQESA
- a CDS encoding radical SAM protein; protein product: MQSYKGRFEPTRFEDLTVTVDFHCHSACRFCIVQEGMNLYRGVPFERFQQAVDENGQAPRYHRVTFTGGEVTLEKRLFDYLDYARERGGFSHIRLQTNGRRLEDRAFAERLVEAGVDEFFVSLHGPDAATQDYISQREGSFDEAWRGLMNLRDLGVTVMTNTVLTTLNVDHLARIVDTVAELAPARMEWWNYLPMEDKTDERGLIVPMERLAPALVEALDRAKAHAIPCAVKYVPRCLLGEHGDVIDNTQPDVVIVEEFYDLYPKFACLWEAKCEHSEACLGLTHEYVHKYGWEADRLVPTARSTPWEEPEDGLAFGSDDPRGAARDAAPSGDHPAWRALVEGVAEPLGARLEGLLLDRRRCTYRFVVGEASVDVVLTKRSDERPALARTRSFNVSYRNLRLPEGAERERAVLVRVVEAATRAVATRDGGAMLLDERKGLIGPESLRRPRKRS